In a single window of the Deltaproteobacteria bacterium genome:
- a CDS encoding c-type cytochrome yields MVSVYAQNGAAPQKLNPYTGKAEAITEGQQLYKKFNCYGCHGMQGGGGMGPNLTDETWQAGDGSDSSLLSQVRDGKGQMPPFKTLMNDDQAWKLIAFVRSLYKGDPKKANW; encoded by the coding sequence GTGGTCTCCGTCTATGCGCAAAACGGTGCAGCTCCCCAAAAGCTCAACCCCTACACCGGCAAAGCCGAAGCTATTACTGAGGGACAACAACTCTACAAAAAGTTCAACTGCTACGGCTGCCACGGCATGCAAGGCGGTGGCGGCATGGGACCAAACCTCACCGACGAAACCTGGCAGGCCGGTGACGGTTCGGACTCTAGCTTATTATCTCAAGTTCGTGACGGCAAAGGGCAAATGCCGCCCTTCAAAACCCTGATGAACGACGACCAGGCCTGGAAACTCATTGCCTTTGTCCGTTCGCTGTATAAAGGTGATCCGAAAAAAGCGAATTGGTAA